A region of the Desulfurellaceae bacterium genome:
TTAATCTCCTGATGACGTGGGACAGCGACGCACCGGCCAGTCTCGGGATTCCGATAGATCGTGTGTTTAGCGCCTTCTCGATCAAGGTAGCAACCGTGACGCTCCAGGTGCCGGAGCAATACCCGCCGCTTCATGCCGCCGGGATTTCCAC
Encoded here:
- a CDS encoding type II toxin-antitoxin system HicA family toxin, which gives rise to MKRRVLLRHLERHGCYLDREGAKHTIYRNPETGRCVAVPRHQEIKNTTARTICEQLGVPRP